The genomic DNA AGCGCTGAGGGGGCCGTGGCGTTGACGCCTGAGGAGGCGCGCTTTCTCGATCAGCAGCGGGTTGGGCGGCTCGCCACGGTGGACCGGGGCGGGCAGCCGAACATCGTCCCGGTTTGTTTCGCGCTGGTCGACGGGGCGATCTACAGCG from Chloroflexota bacterium includes the following:
- a CDS encoding pyridoxamine 5'-phosphate oxidase family protein, with protein sequence MALTPEEARFLDQQRVGRLATVDRGGQPNIVPVCFALVDGAIYS